One genomic region from Leptolyngbyaceae cyanobacterium JSC-12 encodes:
- a CDS encoding photosystem I core protein PsaB (IMG reference gene:2510098310~PFAM: Photosystem I psaA/psaB protein~TIGRFAM: photosystem I core protein PsaB) — MATKFPKFSQDLASDPTTRRLFYAIATAHDFESHDGMTEENLYQRIFASHFGHLAIIFLWASGVLFHVAWQGNFEQWIKDPLTVRPIAHAIWDAQFGPPAIEAYTQAGARNPVDICYSGVYHWWYTIGMRTTNDLFVGSIFLIFLASLFLFAGWLHLQPRFRPNLGWFKNAESRLNHHLAGLFGVSSLAWTGHLVHVAIPESRGQHVGWDNFLSVLPHPQGLTPFFTGNWMAYAANPDTPNHIFGTSQGAGTAILTFLGGFHPQTESLWLTDMAHHHLAIAVIFIIAGHMYRTNWGIGHNIKEMLEALHGPGWKGFFIAPRTGRGHQGIYDTYNNSLHFQLGWHLACLGVVTSLVAQHMYSMPPYAFISKDFTTMSALYTHHQYIAGFLMVGAFSHGAIFLVRDYDPELNRDNVLARMLDHKEALISHLSWASLFLGFHTLGLYVHNDVEVAFGSADKQILIEPVFAQFIQASHGKLLYGFNTLLSNPDSVATTAWPNYGNVWLPGWLDAVNNGTNSLFLTIGPGDFLVHHAIALGLHVTTLILVKGALDARGSKLMPDKKDFGYSFPCDGPGRGGTCDISAWDASYLAVFWMLNTLGWITFYWHWKHLAIWSGNVAQFNEGSTYLMGWFRDYLWLYSGPLVNGYNPFGTSSLAVWSWMFLFGHLAWAVSFMFLITWRGYWQELIETLLWAHENTPLSFGYPKDKPVALSIVQARLVGLTHFTVGYIATYGAFLIGATASKFG; from the coding sequence ATGGCAACTAAATTTCCTAAATTTAGCCAAGATTTGGCAAGTGATCCGACGACACGGCGACTCTTTTATGCGATCGCCACAGCACACGATTTTGAAAGTCATGATGGCATGACGGAAGAGAATCTGTATCAACGGATTTTCGCCTCTCATTTTGGACATCTGGCAATTATTTTTCTGTGGGCATCTGGTGTTCTATTTCACGTAGCATGGCAGGGAAACTTTGAGCAATGGATCAAAGATCCACTGACGGTCAGACCCATTGCCCATGCCATTTGGGATGCTCAGTTTGGTCCACCTGCGATCGAAGCATATACTCAAGCTGGTGCTCGTAACCCAGTCGATATCTGCTATTCCGGCGTATATCACTGGTGGTATACCATTGGGATGCGAACCACGAATGATTTGTTTGTGGGTTCCATCTTTTTGATTTTCCTGGCATCACTGTTTTTATTTGCTGGGTGGCTCCATCTCCAACCCCGCTTCCGTCCCAATCTGGGTTGGTTCAAAAATGCAGAATCCCGCTTAAACCATCACCTGGCTGGATTGTTTGGGGTGAGTTCCCTCGCATGGACAGGACACCTGGTACATGTTGCCATTCCTGAATCACGGGGGCAGCATGTGGGTTGGGATAATTTTTTGTCTGTGCTACCCCATCCCCAAGGGTTAACACCCTTCTTTACGGGAAATTGGATGGCATATGCGGCTAATCCTGATACGCCCAATCATATTTTTGGCACTTCTCAGGGAGCAGGCACAGCTATCCTCACTTTCCTGGGTGGTTTCCATCCCCAAACAGAATCACTCTGGCTGACGGATATGGCGCATCACCATCTGGCGATCGCAGTCATTTTCATCATTGCTGGGCATATGTATCGCACCAACTGGGGCATTGGGCATAACATTAAAGAAATGCTAGAAGCCTTGCATGGACCAGGCTGGAAAGGCTTTTTCATCGCTCCCAGAACTGGACGTGGGCATCAGGGCATTTACGATACCTACAACAACTCATTGCACTTCCAACTCGGTTGGCACCTGGCATGTTTAGGCGTGGTGACCTCACTCGTCGCACAGCATATGTATTCCATGCCACCCTATGCCTTCATCTCCAAAGATTTCACCACAATGTCAGCGCTATATACTCACCATCAATACATTGCAGGATTTTTGATGGTTGGCGCATTCTCTCATGGTGCAATTTTCCTGGTGCGAGACTATGATCCTGAATTAAATCGGGATAATGTGCTGGCACGAATGCTAGATCATAAGGAAGCGCTGATTTCCCACTTGAGCTGGGCATCACTGTTCCTAGGTTTTCATACCCTCGGTCTTTATGTCCACAATGATGTAGAAGTTGCTTTTGGTTCCGCAGATAAGCAAATTTTAATTGAGCCAGTTTTTGCTCAGTTTATTCAAGCCTCTCATGGTAAGTTGTTGTACGGGTTTAACACCTTGTTATCTAACCCAGATAGTGTGGCAACAACTGCCTGGCCCAACTATGGCAACGTCTGGCTGCCAGGCTGGTTAGATGCAGTTAACAATGGCACTAACTCGCTATTCTTGACGATTGGACCTGGCGACTTTTTAGTGCATCATGCGATCGCGCTAGGGTTGCATGTTACCACCCTGATTCTGGTGAAAGGAGCCCTTGATGCCAGAGGTTCCAAGCTCATGCCCGATAAAAAAGACTTTGGGTATTCTTTCCCCTGTGATGGTCCTGGACGAGGCGGCACCTGCGATATTTCTGCCTGGGATGCGTCTTACCTAGCAGTTTTCTGGATGCTGAATACTCTAGGTTGGATTACCTTCTACTGGCACTGGAAGCATTTAGCCATCTGGTCAGGCAATGTTGCCCAGTTCAATGAAGGCTCTACCTACCTGATGGGCTGGTTCCGAGACTACCTCTGGCTCTACTCTGGTCCCTTAGTCAATGGCTACAATCCCTTTGGTACTAGCAGTTTAGCTGTTTGGTCGTGGATGTTCTTGTTTGGTCACCTTGCCTGGGCAGTTAGCTTTATGTTCCTGATTACCTGGCGCGGCTACTGGCAAGAACTGATCGAAACCTTGCTCTGGGCACATGAGAACACCCCATTATCATTTGGCTACCCCAAAGATAAACCTGTTGCGTTGTCAATTGTGCAGGCTCGCCTGGTTGGGCTAACCCATTTTACGGTCGGGTATATCGCAACCTATGGTGCGTTTTTGATTGGCGCAACTGCTAGTAAGTTTGGGTAG
- a CDS encoding Photosystem I reaction centre subunit XI (IMG reference gene:2510098311~PFAM: Photosystem I reaction centre subunit XI), protein MSYTDDTDWVKPYKGDPFLGNLSTPVNDSPLVRAFIRNLPAYRPGLTPFMRGLEIGMAHGYFLIGPEIVVGPLRETAHGANLSGLITAIYIAVLACLGISLFALTTFQGNPKGAYSRYSQDDLRPLRTKEEWFQLNGGVFLGAMGGAIFAYLLLENFGDLDAMLRGAVNIN, encoded by the coding sequence ATGAGCTATACCGATGATACTGATTGGGTGAAACCCTACAAAGGTGATCCGTTTTTAGGAAACTTATCAACTCCAGTCAACGACTCGCCCTTAGTCCGAGCCTTTATCAGAAACCTCCCTGCCTACCGTCCTGGCTTGACTCCATTCATGCGTGGGCTAGAAATCGGCATGGCGCATGGGTACTTCTTGATTGGACCTGAAATTGTGGTTGGCCCCTTGCGCGAAACAGCCCATGGAGCAAATTTAAGTGGTTTAATTACAGCCATTTATATTGCAGTGCTGGCATGTTTGGGAATTTCATTATTTGCTCTTACAACCTTTCAAGGAAATCCCAAAGGGGCATACAGTCGCTATTCTCAGGATGATCTAAGACCATTGAGAACGAAGGAAGAATGGTTCCAGCTTAATGGTGGCGTTTTCTTAGGAGCAATGGGCGGAGCTATTTTTGCCTATCTCTTGTTAGAAAACTTTGGCGATCTGGATGCAATGTTACGTGGAGCCGTGAATATCAATTAG
- a CDS encoding hypothetical protein (IMG reference gene:2510098312): MVDMSQLTGAYSASWLPWIMIPLIFYILPFPVIAIVFLWIEKEANGEETQT; this comes from the coding sequence ATGGTAGATATGTCTCAGTTAACGGGTGCCTATTCAGCCTCATGGCTACCGTGGATTATGATTCCGCTAATTTTTTATATTTTGCCGTTTCCGGTAATTGCGATCGTGTTTCTCTGGATAGAAAAAGAAGCTAATGGAGAAGAAACTCAAACGTAA